In Cryptococcus gattii WM276 chromosome A, complete sequence, one genomic interval encodes:
- a CDS encoding glucose-6-phosphate isomerase, putative (Similar to TIGR gene model, INSD accession AAW41921.1), which translates to MDGKPATQYQAWKKLQSLHSSKADKLVLKDLFNADPKRFSNLSKTFSSSSPDVSILLDYSKNLVDDEVLSTLFDLAREAKVETFRDEMFAGKHINTSEGRAVLHIALRNPPADKGGFKISEAGVDEVQAVLAHMKEFSDSVRSGAWKGYTGKAIDTVVNIGIGGSDLGPVMVCEALKHYSKRDLKTHFVSNIDGTDMAEVLKACNRETTLFIVASKTFTTQETITNAESAKEWFLEQAKDKAHVAKHFVALSTNTKGVTEFGIAESNMFQFWDWVGGRYSLWSAIGLSICLSIGFDNFQELLNGAHEMDKHFKSTKLEENLPVILALIGIWYNDFYGAQTQALLPYDQYLKRFADYFQQGDMESNGKSVTKDGSRVDYETGPIIWGQSGTNGQHAFYQLIHQGTKLIPCDFLAPVETLNPISGGKHHEILLSNFFAQPEALAFGKTEKQVTEELGPEQSKNSALVKSKIFEGNKPTNSIMFQKLTPGTLGALIALYEHKIHVQGAIWGINSYDQMGVELGKVLAKAILKQLSSESDVQGHDSSTTGLIHYYQKHRK; encoded by the exons ATGGACGGCAAGCCAGCTACTC AATACCAGGCCTGGAAGAAGCTCCAGTCCCTTCACAGCTCAAAGGCCGACAAGCTCGTCTTGAAGGACCTTTTCAATGCTGACCCCAAGCGTTTCTCCAACCTCTCAAAGaccttttcttcttcttcccccGATGTTTCTATCCTTCTCGACTATTCCAAGAACCTTGTCGATGACGAGGTCCTCTCCACCCTCTTTGACCTCGCCCGTGAGGCCAAGGTCGAGACTTTCCGTGACGAGATGTTTGCCGGCAAGCACATCAACACCTCTGAGGGCCGTGCCGTCTTGCACATTGCACTCCGAAACCCCCCTGCTGACAAGGGTGGCTTCAAGATCTCTGAAGCCGGTGTTGATGAGGTCCAGGCGGTCCTTGCCCATATGAAGGAGTTCTCGGACTCTGTTCGCTCTGGCGCCTGGAAGGGTTACACCGGCAAGGCCATTGACACTGTCGTCAACATTGGTATCGGTGGTTCTGACCTTGGTCCCGTTATGGTCTGCGAGGCCCTCAAGCACTACAGCAAGAGGGACTTGAAGACCCACTTCGTCTCCAACATTGACGGTACTGACATGGCCGAGGTCCTCAAGGCATGCAACCGGGAGACCACCTTGTTCATTGTCGCTTCCAAGACCTTTACCACCCAGGAGACCATTACCAACGCCGAGAGTGCCAAGGAATGGTTCCTTGAACAAGCCAAGGAC AAAGCCCACGTCGCCAAGCACTTTGTTGCCCTTTCCACCAACACCAAGGGTGTGACCGAGTTTGGCATTGCCGAATCCAACATGTTCCAGTTCTGGGACTGGGTTGGTGGCCGATACTCTCTTTGGTCTGCCATCGGTCTCTCCATCTGTTTGTCTATCGGCTTTGACAACTTCCAGGAGTTGCTCAATGGTGCTCACGAGATGGACAAGCACTTCAAGTCCACCAAGCTCGAGGAGAACTTGCCCGTTATCCTTGCTTTGATTGGTATCTGGTACAATGACTTCTACG GTGCCCAAACCCAGGCTCTCTTGCCTTACGACCAATATCTCAAGAGGTTTGCCGACTACTTCCAGCAGGGTGACATGGAGTCCAACGGTAAGAGCGTCACCAAGGACGGCTCTCGAGTCGACTACGAGACTGGCCCTATTATCTGGGGCCAGAGCGGTACCAACGGCCAACACGCTTTCTACCAGTTGATCCACCAGGGTACCAAGCTCATTCCTTG TGACTTCCTTGCCCCTGTCGAGACTCTTAACCCCATCTCTGGCGGCAAGCACCATGAAatcctcctctccaacTTCTTCGCTCAGCCTGA AGCCCTTGCCTTTGGTAAGACTGAGAAGCAAGTCACTGAGGAGCTCGGCCCCGAGCAATCCAAGAACTCCGCCCTCGTCAAGTCCAAGATCTTTGAAGGCAACAAGCCCACCAACTCTATCATGTTCCAAAAACTCACTCCCGGTACCCTTGGTGCCCTTATCGCCCTCTACGAGCACAAGATCCACGTCCAAGGTGCTATCTGGGGTATCAACTCTTACGACCAGATGGGTGTCGAGCTTGGTAAGGTCTTGGCCAAGGCTATCTTGAAGCAGTTGAGTAGCGAAAGCGATGTTCAGGGTCACGACTCTTCTACTACCGGTCTCATCCACTACTACCAGAAGCACAGGAAGTAA